A portion of the Pseudomonas sp. PSE14 genome contains these proteins:
- a CDS encoding DUF4124 domain-containing protein, producing the protein MRLILTALLLAAALPASAQIYKYTDASGKTVFTNQPPSNVGAQPVQLPPTNTVAPQAPVNTDSGNGAAEAQSAYTILALSNLPNDEALRVNNGTFVVEVVVQPALAMDHQLQLLLDGQPYGAPTQATSIAMQNIDRGEHTLAVEVVQGSRVIQTSATASFTLQRISTNSPQRPQVAPRTGG; encoded by the coding sequence ATGCGCCTGATCCTCACCGCCCTGCTGCTCGCCGCCGCGTTGCCAGCCAGTGCGCAGATCTACAAGTACACCGATGCCAGCGGCAAGACGGTGTTCACCAACCAGCCGCCGAGCAATGTCGGCGCGCAGCCGGTGCAGTTGCCCCCGACCAACACCGTGGCCCCGCAAGCGCCGGTGAACACCGACAGCGGGAACGGCGCCGCCGAGGCCCAGAGCGCCTACACCATCCTGGCGCTGAGCAACCTGCCCAACGACGAAGCCCTGCGCGTCAACAACGGCACCTTCGTCGTCGAGGTGGTGGTGCAGCCGGCGCTGGCCATGGACCACCAGTTGCAACTACTGCTCGACGGCCAGCCGTATGGCGCTCCGACCCAAGCCACCAGCATCGCCATGCAGAACATCGACCGTGGCGAACACACCCTCGCCGTCGAGGTCGTGCAAGGCAGCCGGGTGATCCAGACCAGCGCGACGGCAAGCTTCACCCTGCAGCGCATCAGCACCAACAGCCCGCAACGGCCCCAGGTGGCTCCCAGGACGGGCGGCTGA
- a CDS encoding DUF4124 domain-containing protein — MRHRVTLVLSALLSALACFAANAEVYTYIDKDGNRVFTDQPQRGNAQKLQLAPPNAMPNQPGVRMPPPLYAPATPALPPGPPAYQLLRILVPEPDTTIRANDGALIVSATSDPALLPGHLYRLLLDGKPVGEPGRSPVFPLYNVDRGTHQLSVEIIDTLGRTIEQTPNQPFHMFRVSVAESSAMDATQPLSAANH; from the coding sequence ATGCGTCATCGGGTGACTCTCGTGCTGTCGGCCCTGCTGTCGGCGCTGGCCTGCTTCGCCGCCAACGCCGAGGTCTACACCTACATCGACAAGGACGGCAACCGCGTCTTCACCGACCAGCCGCAGCGCGGCAACGCGCAGAAGCTGCAGCTCGCGCCGCCCAACGCCATGCCGAACCAACCCGGCGTGCGCATGCCGCCACCGCTCTACGCACCGGCCACGCCGGCACTGCCGCCGGGCCCGCCCGCTTACCAACTGCTGCGCATCCTCGTGCCGGAACCCGATACCACCATTCGCGCCAACGACGGCGCGTTGATCGTTTCCGCCACCAGCGACCCTGCCCTGCTACCCGGCCACCTGTATCGCCTGCTGCTCGATGGCAAACCGGTTGGCGAGCCCGGCCGCAGCCCGGTATTCCCGCTATACAACGTCGACCGCGGCACGCACCAGCTGTCGGTGGAGATCATCGATACACTGGGTCGCACCATCGAACAGACGCCCAACCAGCCCTTCCACATGTTCCGCGTTTCGGTGGCCGAATCATCCGCCATGGACGCCACCCAACCGCTCAGCGCCGCCAACCACTGA
- the glnL gene encoding nitrogen regulation protein NR(II) has product MPTETQLRLLLDNLTTAVILLNAELRLEYMNPAAEMLLAVSGQRSHGQFISELFTESPEALHSLRQAVEEAHPFTKREAALTSLTGQSITVDYAVTPILNRRETLLLLEVHPRDRLMRITKEEAQLSKQETTKLLVRGLAHEIKNPLGGIRGAAQLLSRELPDESLKDYTNVIIEEADRLRNLVDRMLGSNKLPQLSVTNIHEVLERVCSLVEAETQGSIPLVRDYDPSIPDLLLDREQMIQAVLNIVRNAMQAIASQNELKLGRISLRTRTLRQFTIGHTRHRLVCKVEIIDNGPGIPAELQDTIFYPMVSGRADGTGLGLAITQNIISQHQGLIECESHPGHTVFSLFLPLEQGVH; this is encoded by the coding sequence ATGCCTACAGAAACCCAGCTCCGCCTGTTGCTCGACAACCTCACCACGGCGGTCATCCTGCTCAATGCCGAGCTGCGCCTGGAGTACATGAACCCGGCGGCGGAGATGCTCCTGGCGGTGAGCGGGCAACGAAGCCATGGCCAGTTCATCAGCGAGCTGTTCACCGAATCGCCCGAGGCGCTGCACTCGCTGCGCCAGGCGGTGGAAGAGGCGCACCCCTTCACCAAGCGCGAAGCGGCGCTGACCTCGCTGACCGGCCAGAGCATCACCGTGGACTACGCGGTGACGCCCATCCTCAATCGCCGCGAGACCCTGTTGCTGCTGGAAGTCCACCCGCGCGACCGGCTGATGCGCATCACCAAGGAAGAGGCGCAACTGTCCAAGCAGGAAACCACCAAGCTGCTGGTGCGCGGCCTGGCCCACGAGATCAAGAACCCGCTGGGCGGCATTCGCGGCGCCGCGCAGTTGCTGTCCCGCGAGCTGCCGGACGAGTCGCTCAAGGACTACACCAACGTCATCATCGAAGAGGCCGACCGCCTGCGGAACCTGGTGGACCGCATGCTCGGCTCGAACAAGCTGCCGCAGCTCTCGGTCACCAACATCCACGAAGTGCTGGAGCGCGTCTGCAGCCTGGTGGAGGCCGAGACCCAGGGCAGCATTCCGCTGGTGCGCGACTACGACCCGAGCATCCCCGACCTGCTGCTCGACCGCGAGCAGATGATCCAGGCGGTGCTCAACATCGTGCGCAACGCCATGCAGGCGATCGCCTCGCAGAACGAACTCAAGCTGGGCCGCATCAGCCTGCGTACCCGCACCCTGCGCCAGTTCACCATCGGCCACACCCGCCATCGCCTGGTGTGCAAGGTGGAAATCATCGACAACGGCCCGGGCATCCCGGCCGAATTGCAGGACACCATCTTCTATCCCATGGTCAGCGGCCGTGCCGACGGCACCGGGCTTGGCCTGGCCATCACCCAGAACATCATCAGCCAGCACCAGGGCTTGATCGAATGCGAGAGCCACCCCGGCCACACCGTGTTCAGTCTGTTCCTGCCCCTGGAACAAGGAGTCCATTGA
- the ntrC gene encoding two-component system response regulator NtrC — protein MSRSETVWIVDDDRSIRWVLEKALQQEGMTTVSFDSADSVMSRLGRQQPDVIISDIRMPGASGLDLLAQIRELHPRLPVIIMTAHSDLDSAVASYQGGAFEYLPKPFDVDEAVSLVKRANQHAQEQQGLETPANQTRTPEIIGEAPAMQEVFRAIGRLSHSNITVLINGESGTGKELVAHALHRHSPRAASPFIALNMAAIPKDLMESELFGHEKGAFTGAANQRRGRFEQADGGTLFLDEIGDMPADTQTRLLRVLADGEFYRVGGHTPVKVDVRIIAATHQNLENLVREGKFREDLFHRLNVIRIHIPRLADRREDIPALARHFLARAAQELAVEPKLLKPETEDYLRNLGWPGNVRQLENTCRWITVMASGREVHIDDLPPELLTQPQDNLPAANWEQALRHWADQALGRGQSSLLDTAVPAFERIMIETALKHTAGRRRDAAVLLGWGRNTLTRKIKELGMKIDGPDDEGDD, from the coding sequence ATGAGCCGATCTGAGACCGTCTGGATCGTCGACGACGACCGCTCCATCCGCTGGGTACTGGAAAAGGCCCTGCAGCAGGAAGGCATGACCACGGTCAGCTTCGACAGCGCCGACAGCGTGATGAGCCGCCTCGGCCGGCAGCAGCCGGACGTGATCATTTCCGACATCCGCATGCCCGGCGCCAGCGGCCTGGACCTGCTGGCGCAGATCCGCGAGCTGCACCCGCGCCTGCCGGTGATCATCATGACCGCCCATTCGGACCTGGACAGCGCGGTGGCCTCCTACCAGGGCGGTGCCTTCGAGTACCTGCCCAAGCCGTTCGACGTCGACGAGGCCGTCTCGCTGGTCAAGCGCGCCAACCAGCACGCCCAGGAACAGCAAGGCCTGGAAACGCCGGCCAACCAGACGCGCACCCCGGAGATCATCGGCGAGGCGCCAGCGATGCAGGAGGTGTTCCGCGCCATCGGCCGCCTCTCCCATTCCAACATCACCGTGCTGATCAACGGCGAATCGGGTACCGGTAAAGAACTGGTCGCCCACGCCCTGCACCGCCACAGCCCGCGCGCGGCCTCGCCGTTCATTGCGCTGAACATGGCGGCGATTCCGAAGGACCTGATGGAGTCCGAGCTGTTCGGCCACGAGAAGGGCGCCTTCACCGGCGCGGCCAACCAGCGGCGCGGCCGCTTCGAGCAGGCCGACGGCGGCACCCTGTTCCTCGATGAGATCGGCGACATGCCGGCCGACACCCAGACCCGCCTGCTGCGCGTGCTGGCAGACGGCGAGTTCTACCGCGTCGGCGGCCACACCCCGGTGAAGGTCGACGTGCGGATCATCGCCGCCACCCACCAGAACCTGGAAAACCTGGTGCGCGAAGGCAAGTTCCGTGAGGATCTGTTCCACCGTCTGAACGTCATCCGCATCCACATCCCGCGCCTGGCCGACCGCCGCGAGGACATCCCGGCGCTGGCCCGTCACTTCCTCGCCCGCGCCGCGCAGGAGCTGGCGGTGGAGCCCAAGCTGCTCAAGCCGGAAACCGAGGACTACCTGCGGAACCTCGGCTGGCCGGGCAACGTGCGCCAACTGGAGAACACCTGCCGCTGGATCACCGTCATGGCGTCCGGCCGTGAAGTGCACATCGACGACCTGCCGCCCGAGTTGCTGACCCAGCCGCAGGACAACCTGCCCGCCGCCAACTGGGAACAGGCGCTACGGCATTGGGCCGACCAGGCATTGGGACGCGGCCAGTCCAGCCTGCTGGACACCGCCGTGCCGGCCTTCGAGCGGATCATGATCGAGACCGCCCTCAAGCACACCGCCGGCCGTCGCCGCGATGCCGCCGTGCTGCTGGGCTGGGGGCGCAACACCCTGACCCGCAAGATCAAGGAACTGGGCATGAAGATCGACGGCCCGGACGATGAGGGTGACGACTGA
- the trmL gene encoding tRNA (uridine(34)/cytosine(34)/5-carboxymethylaminomethyluridine(34)-2'-O)-methyltransferase TrmL has protein sequence MFHVILFQPEIPPNTGNIIRLCANAGCSLHLIEPLGFELDDKRLRRAGLDYHEYASVRRYATLEECLEQLGHPRLFAFTTKGSQPFHEVAYERGDAFLFGPESRGLPEEVREALPPEQRVRLPMRPGCRSLNLSNTVAVTVYEAWRQHGFAMG, from the coding sequence ATGTTCCACGTGATCCTTTTTCAACCGGAAATCCCCCCAAACACCGGCAACATTATCAGGCTGTGCGCCAATGCGGGCTGCAGCCTGCACCTGATCGAGCCGCTGGGCTTCGAGCTGGACGACAAGCGCTTGCGCCGCGCCGGCCTGGATTATCACGAATACGCCAGCGTGCGCCGCTACGCGACCCTGGAGGAGTGCCTGGAACAGCTCGGTCATCCGCGCCTGTTCGCCTTCACCACCAAGGGCTCGCAGCCGTTCCACGAGGTGGCCTACGAGCGCGGTGACGCCTTCCTGTTCGGTCCGGAAAGCCGTGGCCTGCCGGAAGAGGTGCGCGAAGCCCTGCCGCCGGAGCAGCGCGTGCGCCTGCCGATGCGTCCGGGCTGCCGCAGCCTGAACCTGTCCAACACCGTGGCGGTGACCGTCTACGAGGCCTGGCGTCAGCACGGCTTTGCGATGGGCTGA
- the secB gene encoding protein-export chaperone SecB, producing MTEQANGAGQQDDNNPQFSLQRIYIRDLSFEAPKAPEIFRQEWQPSISMDLNTRQKQLDGDFYEVVLTVSVTVKNNEETAFIVEVQQAGIFLIKGLDASSMSHTLGAFCPNILFPYARETLDSLVVRGSFPALMLSPVNFDALYAQEIARMQASGEIPAVQ from the coding sequence ATGACTGAACAAGCCAACGGCGCAGGCCAGCAAGACGATAACAATCCGCAGTTCTCGCTGCAGCGCATCTACATCCGCGACCTCTCCTTCGAAGCGCCCAAGGCGCCGGAAATCTTCCGCCAGGAGTGGCAGCCGAGCATTTCCATGGACCTCAACACTCGCCAGAAGCAGCTCGACGGCGACTTCTACGAAGTGGTGCTGACCGTTTCGGTGACCGTGAAGAACAACGAAGAAACCGCCTTCATCGTTGAAGTGCAGCAGGCCGGTATCTTCCTGATCAAGGGTCTGGACGCTTCCAGCATGAGCCACACCCTCGGCGCCTTCTGCCCGAACATCCTCTTCCCGTACGCCCGCGAAACCCTGGACAGCCTGGTTGTCCGTGGCTCGTTCCCGGCGCTGATGCTGTCCCCGGTGAACTTCGATGCGCTGTACGCGCAGGAAATCGCCCGCATGCAGGCTTCCGGCGAGATCCCGGCGGTTCAGTGA
- the grxC gene encoding glutaredoxin 3: MPSILIYTSAWCPYCIRAKALLDRKGVAYEEISVDGKPGVRAEMASKAGRTSVPQIWIDEVHVGGCDDLYALERAGKLDTLLTA; this comes from the coding sequence ATGCCGTCGATCTTGATCTACACCAGCGCATGGTGCCCTTATTGCATCCGCGCCAAGGCCCTGCTGGACCGCAAGGGTGTCGCCTACGAGGAGATCTCGGTGGACGGCAAGCCGGGCGTACGCGCCGAGATGGCCAGCAAGGCCGGCCGCACCTCGGTGCCGCAGATCTGGATCGACGAAGTCCATGTCGGCGGCTGCGACGATCTCTACGCGCTGGAACGCGCGGGCAAGCTGGATACGCTGCTCACGGCGTGA
- a CDS encoding rhodanese-like domain-containing protein: MSSFLPRLIEFATHHYLLVGALVVLLVLLALHEMRKGGRALSTRELTALVNAEQAVVLDIRPTKEFSAGHIVDALNIPADKLNARLAELDKHKAKTIIVVDGMGQHAGTWCSVLQKAGFTAAKLSGGIGSWRGDNLPLVK; encoded by the coding sequence ATGTCCTCGTTCCTCCCTCGTCTGATCGAATTCGCCACCCATCACTACCTGCTGGTCGGTGCCCTGGTCGTGCTGCTGGTACTGCTGGCCCTGCATGAAATGCGCAAGGGCGGCCGCGCCCTGTCGACCCGCGAGCTGACTGCTCTGGTGAACGCCGAGCAGGCCGTGGTCCTCGATATCCGCCCGACCAAGGAGTTCTCCGCCGGCCACATCGTCGATGCGCTGAACATTCCGGCGGACAAACTGAACGCACGCCTTGCCGAGCTGGACAAGCACAAGGCCAAGACCATCATCGTGGTCGACGGCATGGGCCAGCACGCCGGCACCTGGTGCAGCGTGCTGCAGAAGGCGGGCTTCACTGCCGCCAAACTGTCCGGCGGCATCGGCAGCTGGCGTGGCGACAACCTGCCCCTGGTGAAGTGA
- the gpmI gene encoding 2,3-bisphosphoglycerate-independent phosphoglycerate mutase, whose amino-acid sequence MTATPKPLVLIILDGFGHSDSPEYNAIYAAKKPNWDRLLASQPNGLISGSGMDVGLPDGQMGNSEVGHMNLGAGRVVYQDFTRVTKAIRDGEFFQNPVLTDAVDKAAGAGKAVHILGLLSDGGVHSHQDHLVAMAELAAQRGAEKIYLHAFLDGRDTPPKSAEPSLKLLDDAFARLGKGRTASIIGRYFAMDRDNRWDRVEAAYNLITEGAAEFTAENAVGALNAAYERGESDEFVKATRIGAQVRVEDGDAVVFMNFRADRARELSRAFVEPGFKEFPRQRELKLASYVMLTQYAASIPAPSAFKPESLDNVLGEYLAKNGKTQLRIAETEKYAHVTFFFSGGREEPFEGEERILIPSPKVATYDLQPEMSAPEVTDKIVDAIENQRYDVIIVNYANGDMVGHTGVFEAAVKAVECLDTCVGRIVEALDKVGGEALITADHGNVEQMEDAMTGQAHTAHTCEPVPFVYVGKRKLSIREGGVLADVAPTLLTLMGLEQPKEMTGKSIVTLL is encoded by the coding sequence ATGACTGCAACGCCCAAACCGCTGGTCCTGATCATTCTGGACGGCTTCGGCCATAGCGATAGCCCGGAATACAACGCCATCTACGCCGCCAAAAAGCCCAACTGGGACCGTCTGCTGGCCAGCCAGCCCAACGGCCTGATCTCCGGCTCGGGCATGGACGTCGGCCTGCCCGACGGCCAGATGGGCAACTCCGAGGTTGGCCACATGAACCTGGGCGCCGGCCGCGTCGTGTACCAGGACTTCACCCGCGTGACCAAGGCCATCCGCGACGGCGAGTTCTTCCAGAACCCGGTGTTGACCGACGCTGTCGACAAGGCCGCCGGCGCTGGCAAGGCAGTGCATATCCTCGGCCTGCTGTCCGACGGCGGCGTGCACAGCCACCAGGATCACCTGGTCGCCATGGCCGAGCTGGCCGCCCAGCGCGGCGCCGAGAAAATCTACCTGCACGCCTTCCTCGACGGCCGCGACACGCCGCCCAAGAGCGCCGAGCCGTCGCTCAAGCTGCTCGACGACGCCTTCGCCCGCCTCGGCAAGGGCCGCACCGCCAGCATCATCGGCCGCTACTTCGCCATGGACCGCGACAACCGCTGGGACCGCGTCGAAGCCGCCTACAACCTGATCACCGAAGGCGCCGCCGAATTCACCGCGGAAAACGCCGTGGGCGCGCTGAATGCCGCCTATGAGCGCGGCGAGAGCGACGAGTTCGTCAAGGCCACCCGCATCGGCGCACAGGTGCGCGTGGAAGACGGCGACGCCGTGGTCTTCATGAACTTCCGCGCCGACCGCGCCCGCGAGCTGTCGCGCGCCTTCGTCGAGCCGGGCTTCAAGGAATTCCCGCGCCAGCGCGAGCTGAAGCTGGCCAGCTACGTGATGCTGACCCAGTACGCGGCGAGCATCCCGGCGCCCAGCGCGTTCAAGCCCGAATCCCTGGACAACGTCCTGGGCGAGTACCTGGCCAAGAACGGCAAGACCCAGCTGCGCATCGCCGAGACCGAAAAGTACGCCCACGTAACCTTCTTCTTCTCCGGCGGCCGCGAAGAGCCGTTCGAAGGCGAAGAACGCATCCTCATCCCCTCGCCCAAGGTCGCCACCTATGACCTGCAGCCGGAAATGAGCGCGCCGGAAGTCACCGACAAGATCGTCGACGCCATCGAGAACCAGCGCTACGACGTGATCATCGTCAACTACGCCAACGGCGACATGGTCGGCCACACCGGCGTGTTCGAAGCCGCAGTGAAGGCCGTCGAGTGCCTGGATACCTGCGTCGGTCGGATCGTCGAGGCGCTGGACAAGGTCGGCGGCGAAGCCCTGATCACCGCCGACCACGGCAACGTCGAGCAGATGGAAGACGCCATGACCGGCCAGGCGCACACCGCGCACACCTGCGAGCCGGTGCCGTTCGTCTACGTCGGCAAGCGCAAGCTGAGCATCCGCGAAGGTGGCGTGCTGGCCGACGTGGCGCCGACCCTGCTGACCCTGATGGGTCTGGAGCAGCCCAAAGAGATGACCGGCAAGTCGATCGTCACCCTGCTTTGA
- a CDS encoding murein hydrolase activator EnvC, translated as MPRALLPLLLICLLSPLAAGADERADTQRQLEQTQKDIAELKKNLKNIQEEKSGVQKQLKSTETQMGDLEKQIQQIQDEMKKNEEELQRLDSEKKKLQGARLEQQRLIAIQARAAYQSGREEYLKLLLNQEHPEKFSRTLTYYEYINKARLDQLSAFNETLSQLNAVEQDITAQKNQQLEQQSALESRRQELAEARKARQEALAKLDSDLKDSNSKLKNREQSQEDLNKVLKTIEETLARQAREAEEARQRALAAERERAKRERELAERGEKPEPPSKPRADYSGPLVSSGAGFGGSFDAARGKLPWPVNGRVLARFGSPRGDDPRATWDGVLIGASAGSTVRAVHGGRVVFADWLRGAGLLVILDHGGGYLSLYGHNQSLLKDAGDTVKAGDPIATVGASGGQSTPAVYFAIRHQGRPADPSTWCRTQG; from the coding sequence ATGCCTCGCGCCCTCCTCCCGCTGCTGCTGATCTGCCTCCTGAGCCCGCTTGCGGCCGGTGCCGACGAACGTGCCGACACCCAGCGCCAGCTGGAGCAGACGCAGAAAGACATCGCTGAGCTGAAAAAGAACCTGAAGAACATCCAGGAAGAAAAGTCCGGGGTGCAGAAGCAGCTCAAGTCCACGGAAACCCAGATGGGCGACCTGGAAAAGCAGATCCAGCAGATCCAGGACGAGATGAAGAAGAACGAGGAAGAGCTGCAGCGCCTCGATTCGGAGAAAAAAAAACTCCAGGGCGCGCGCCTTGAGCAACAGCGCCTGATCGCCATCCAGGCCCGCGCCGCCTACCAGAGCGGTCGCGAGGAATACCTGAAGCTGCTGCTGAACCAGGAACATCCCGAGAAGTTCAGCCGCACCCTCACCTACTACGAGTACATCAACAAGGCCCGCCTGGATCAGCTCAGCGCGTTCAACGAGACCCTGAGCCAGCTCAACGCCGTCGAGCAGGACATCACCGCGCAGAAGAACCAGCAGCTCGAGCAGCAGAGCGCGCTGGAATCACGCCGCCAGGAACTGGCCGAGGCCCGCAAGGCGCGCCAGGAGGCCCTGGCCAAGCTCGACAGCGACCTCAAGGACAGCAATAGCAAACTCAAGAACCGCGAGCAGAGCCAGGAAGACCTGAACAAGGTCCTCAAGACCATCGAGGAAACCCTGGCCCGCCAGGCCCGCGAAGCCGAGGAAGCGCGCCAGCGCGCCCTGGCCGCCGAGCGCGAACGCGCCAAACGTGAACGCGAACTGGCCGAACGCGGTGAAAAGCCCGAACCCCCGAGCAAACCCCGCGCCGACTACAGCGGCCCGCTGGTCTCCAGTGGCGCAGGCTTTGGCGGTTCCTTCGACGCCGCGCGCGGCAAACTGCCCTGGCCGGTCAACGGCCGCGTGCTGGCGCGCTTCGGCAGCCCGCGCGGCGACGATCCCCGCGCCACCTGGGACGGCGTGCTGATCGGCGCCTCCGCCGGCAGCACGGTACGCGCCGTACACGGCGGCCGCGTGGTGTTCGCCGACTGGCTGCGCGGCGCCGGCCTGCTGGTCATTCTCGACCACGGTGGTGGCTACCTCAGCCTTTATGGGCATAATCAAAGTCTTCTGAAGGACGCCGGCGACACCGTCAAAGCAGGCGACCCCATCGCGACCGTAGGTGCCAGCGGTGGGCAGAGCACCCCGGCGGTATATTTTGCCATTCGCCATCAGGGCCGCCCGGCGGACCCATCTACCTGGTGTCGCACGCAGGGATAA
- a CDS encoding S41 family peptidase produces MSQAFRLTTLALALLLGVGAAQAADAPAAAAPAANGKEAPLPLDELRTFAEVLDRVKAAYVEPVDDKTLLENAIKGMLSNLDPHSAYLGPEEFAELQESTSGEFGGLGIEVGSEDGFVKVISPIDDTPAAKAGIQPGDLIVKIDGKPTKGQSMNEAVDSMRGKAGSPITLTIVRGGGKPFDVELKRAIIKVKSVRSQMLEPGYGYLRITQFQVNTGEETVKALTSLRKENNGRLKGVVLDLRNNPGGVLQSAVEVADAFLTKGLIVYTKGRIPNSELRFSADPSDPSDAVPLVVLINGGSASAAEIVAGALQDQKRAILMGTDSFGKGSVQTVLPLNNDRALKLTTALYYTPNGRSIQAQGITPDIEVERAKVTREQSEFDGFKEADLQGHLANGNGGKDRPTAAGKRPEDRPQESDYQLGQALSLLKGLSVSRGNN; encoded by the coding sequence ATGTCGCAAGCTTTCCGTCTCACCACCCTGGCCCTGGCCCTGCTGCTCGGCGTCGGTGCGGCACAGGCCGCCGACGCACCGGCCGCAGCCGCCCCTGCGGCCAACGGCAAGGAGGCTCCGCTGCCGCTCGATGAGCTGCGCACCTTCGCCGAGGTCCTGGACCGGGTGAAGGCCGCCTACGTCGAGCCGGTGGACGACAAGACCCTGCTGGAGAACGCCATCAAGGGCATGCTCAGCAATCTCGACCCGCACTCGGCCTACCTCGGCCCGGAAGAGTTCGCCGAGCTGCAGGAAAGCACCAGCGGCGAGTTCGGCGGCCTGGGCATCGAGGTCGGCAGCGAAGACGGCTTCGTCAAGGTGATCTCGCCGATCGACGACACCCCCGCGGCCAAGGCCGGCATCCAGCCGGGCGACCTGATCGTCAAGATCGACGGCAAGCCGACCAAGGGCCAGTCGATGAACGAGGCAGTGGACAGCATGCGCGGCAAGGCAGGCTCGCCGATCACCCTGACCATCGTGCGCGGCGGCGGCAAGCCGTTCGACGTCGAACTCAAGCGCGCCATCATCAAGGTCAAGAGCGTGCGCAGCCAGATGCTCGAACCGGGCTACGGCTACCTGCGCATCACCCAGTTCCAGGTCAACACCGGCGAGGAAACCGTCAAGGCGCTGACCAGCCTGCGCAAGGAGAACAACGGCCGGCTCAAGGGCGTGGTGCTGGACCTGCGCAACAACCCCGGCGGCGTGCTGCAGTCGGCGGTGGAAGTGGCCGACGCCTTCCTCACCAAGGGGCTGATCGTCTATACCAAGGGCCGCATCCCGAACTCCGAGCTACGCTTCTCGGCCGATCCGTCCGACCCGTCCGACGCCGTACCGCTGGTGGTACTGATCAACGGCGGCAGCGCCTCGGCGGCGGAAATCGTCGCCGGCGCCCTGCAGGACCAGAAGCGCGCGATCCTCATGGGTACCGACAGCTTCGGCAAGGGCTCGGTACAGACCGTGCTGCCGCTGAACAACGACCGCGCCCTGAAGCTCACCACCGCGCTGTACTACACCCCCAACGGCCGCTCCATCCAGGCCCAGGGCATCACCCCGGACATCGAGGTGGAACGCGCCAAGGTCACCCGCGAGCAGAGCGAGTTCGACGGTTTCAAGGAAGCCGACCTGCAGGGTCACCTGGCCAACGGCAACGGCGGCAAGGACCGCCCCACCGCTGCAGGCAAGCGCCCGGAAGACCGTCCGCAGGAAAGCGACTACCAGCTCGGCCAGGCCCTCAGCCTGCTGAAAGGGCTCAGCGTCAGCCGCGGCAACAACTGA
- a CDS encoding divergent polysaccharide deacetylase family protein, which translates to MRWARLLLGLGLGALLYQPAVAAPPAPAGARPLVSIVIDDLGQNLARDRQVLELSPAIALAIIPDTPHAAELAREAHKLGRTVMLHMPMDPAGGEFAWRPELSQEERARRLDAALARVPYAQGLNNHEGSRMTADRPAMAWLAAELQRRHLFLLDSRTSAATVAAAEAQKIGLASLSRDVFLDDDPSEAALMEQMQRGLKLARKQGTVVMIGHPKPATLAVLRRVLPGLKAQGFELVQPSLMIGERANRAMQGHGRDGTYR; encoded by the coding sequence ATGCGCTGGGCCCGGCTGCTGCTCGGCCTCGGCCTTGGCGCGCTGCTGTACCAGCCGGCGGTGGCGGCGCCGCCAGCACCGGCTGGCGCCAGGCCGCTGGTCAGTATCGTCATCGACGACCTCGGGCAGAACCTGGCGCGCGATCGCCAGGTGCTCGAACTTTCCCCCGCCATCGCACTGGCGATCATCCCCGACACGCCCCACGCCGCCGAACTGGCCCGCGAAGCGCACAAGCTGGGGCGCACCGTGATGCTGCACATGCCCATGGACCCGGCCGGCGGCGAGTTCGCCTGGCGTCCGGAACTGAGCCAGGAGGAACGCGCCCGCCGGCTCGACGCGGCGCTGGCGCGGGTGCCCTACGCCCAGGGCCTGAACAACCATGAAGGCAGCCGCATGACCGCCGACCGCCCGGCCATGGCCTGGCTGGCCGCGGAGCTGCAGCGCCGTCACCTGTTCCTGCTCGACAGCCGCACCAGCGCCGCCACCGTGGCCGCCGCCGAGGCGCAGAAGATCGGTCTCGCCAGCCTGTCGCGGGACGTGTTCCTGGATGACGATCCGAGCGAAGCGGCGTTGATGGAGCAGATGCAGCGCGGCCTGAAACTGGCGCGCAAGCAAGGCACGGTAGTGATGATCGGCCACCCGAAGCCGGCGACCCTGGCGGTGCTCAGGCGGGTGCTGCCCGGCCTCAAGGCACAGGGCTTCGAGCTGGTGCAGCCGTCGCTGATGATCGGCGAGCGCGCCAACCGCGCCATGCAGGGGCATGGGCGGGATGGGACGTACCGGTAA